The Helianthus annuus cultivar XRQ/B chromosome 11, HanXRQr2.0-SUNRISE, whole genome shotgun sequence region tcgttaggcccgtacgcgccttacggacgacgtcgactaaataatattttttttattatttagtcgacgtcgtccgtaaggcgcgtacgggcctaacgagcgtcgaaactaagcccgtcgttaaaattttaacgacggccttagtttcgacgctcgttaggcccgtacgcgccttacggacgacgtcgactaaataatattttttttattatttagtcgacgtcgtccgtaaggcgcgtacgggcctaacgagcgtcgaaactaagcccgtcgttaaacggacttagtttcgacgctcgttaggcccgtacgcgccttacggacgacgtcgactaaataataaaaaaaatattatttagtcgacgtgccgtacgcgccttacggatgacgtcgactaaataataaaaaaaatattatttagtcgacgtcgtccgtaaggcgcgtacgggcctaacgagcgtcgactaaataatattttttttattatttagtcgacgtcgtccgtaaggcgcgtacgggcctaacgagcgtcgaaactaagtccgtaacgacggacttagtttcgacgctcgttaggcccgtacgcgccttacggacgacgtcgactaaataatatttttttttattatttagtcgacgtcgtccgtaaggcgcgtacgggcctaacgagcgttgAAACTAAGTCCGTAACGACAAAACACTTTAAATAACCTGCCAGAATTTTTTATAACCTGCCTATCGTATCCACAATATAACATTTCAAAATATGTGAAACTGTTTACACCGAAGTTTGAtatatacattacaaaatacataaCAAAGTTTTGTACATACATAACAAAATGATATAATACTACTGTTGCTGctcctgatgctgctgctgctgctgctgctgctgctgatgctgatcCCATTCCGCATCCGCAATGAAGGGTAGTGGAGGTAACCCGTCATGCTGTCGCTGCTGCTGCAGCGCCGCAGCCACCCACTctaacaaataattgtttctttCAACGTTTCGAAGCAGCCGCTCATGTGACGGGTCAGCACCGGGCCAAACATGGCGTGGGAACTGGGGCGCCCCGGGTGGTCCACGCGGCTGTGGTGGCTGCGGAATAACGGCGGCCGGCACATGCGGCTGCGGCGGCTCCGGATCGTGCGGGGGATAAATCAGAGGGAAGTCTTCTGGCAGTTTCGCAAGCTGGTATTGCGTGCCGTCCAGTTTCTTTAACCGCTTCCCGCATGAAAAGTCTTTGGTAATTTGCATCTCGTTTACTGTGTTCATCCCCATCCGCTTTGGCTGTGTCACCGGGCCTACACGGCCGCGGTCGTTCTCCGGATGATAGCCCAACGAATGGGCTATCTTGGTCACGTAGGCGCCGCCGAATAGCATTCCGCGCTCCTGTCGATGATGCGCGGAGGCGAAATACTGCGCCAACCCGTAGGCGAGAGCGCACGGCCTCTTGTATAAGAGGCAATATAAAAAGAACAAGTCACCACTCGTACACCACTCCCGGCTTTTGTTTCGAGCAGTGATCGAAGTGGAAATCATCTTGTGCAAATACCTACGTAAATGGAAACCAGTCAGTAAATAATAATCAGACGACATCGATTAAATGAggataaaaaaacaatatatttttgacTCGTTAAGGATTTTGACGCACGTAACGGACCTATACGCCTTACGAGGGtcaaaactaagatcgtcgttaaattatatttttttattatttagtcgaagtcgaaccgtaaggcgcgtatgtccctaacgagcgtcgaaactaagttcgtcgttaaaatataaaacgacgaacttagtttcgacgttcgttagggacctacgcgccttacggttcgacttcgactaaataataaaaaaaatatatattttaatgacgaacttagtttcgacgctcgttaggaccgtacgcgccttacgagcgtcgaaactaagatcgtcgcgtaggtccctaacgggcgtttaaacggctgcaaacgcagccgcaaacggcAGCGATTTCGCTgccgtttgcggctgcgtttgcagtcgtaaacgggcgtttaaacggctgcaaacgcagccccaAACGGCTGACGGTTTAGACGTCGTTCAAACGCCggttacggttcgacttcgactaaaaaattaaaaaaaaatatgtttaaaaaaaatttctGTTTAAAAAGAAATTTGGTTTAAATGGTCCTTGgagtttcaaaaattgacacaaatggtccatttttttatatatttacacttgggtccctgaagtttcaattctttacaaaaatggtccctgatgtttcaaaaattgacacaagtggtccctaacgagcgtcgaaactaagttcgtcgttaaaatataaaacgacaaacttagtttcgacgctcgttagagacctacgcgccttacggttcgacttcgactaaataataaaaaatatatattttaacgacgaacttagtttcgacgctcgaacGGACCTACGCGCTTTACGAGCGtcaaaactaagatcgtcgttaaattatactttttttattatttagtcgaagtcgatccgtaaggcgcgtaggtccctaacgagcgtcgaaactaagtttgtcgttaaaatataaaacgacgaacttagtttcgacgttcgttagggacctacgcgccttacggttcgactttgactaaataataaaaaaatatatattttaatgacgaacttagtttcgacgctcgttaggaccgtacgcgccttacgagcgtcgaaactaagatcgtcgcgtaggtccctaacggcgtttaaacggctgcaaacgcagccgcaaacggcTGCGTTTTCGCTGCCGTCTGCGGCGGCATTTGCAGCCGTAACcgggcgtttaaacggctgcaaacgcagccccaAACGGCTGCGAAATCGCTGCCCTTTGGGGCtgtgtttgcagccgtttaaacgccgGTTTACGGCTGCAAACCCAGCCCCAAACGGCTGCCGGTTTAGACATCGTtcaattttttacaaaaacgGCTGACGGTTTGATATATTTACACTTTGTTCCCTAAAGTTTctattttttacaaaaatggtccctgatgtttcaaaaattgacaaaaatcaactaaataattaaaaaaagaaattttcttttaaaaaaatctgtttaaaaaaaactgTTTAATAACTAACGTACCTGAAGAGCGGATCCTCAATCAGCGTACTCCTCCCCTTGGATTGGTGGTGGTCCCAATGACGGATGTCCGCGATCAGATCCCAAAACCCTAATAGCGTGGGTTTATCAATCATTACGAGCCCCTGTTTACACGAATGTTTATTAAAcgttaaattaatattaaatcttaaatgttatatattaaaaataataataataacaatacaaaatttGTGTTAAACGTACCTTCGTATAAAGATCCGTAGCAATCTCAGCCTCCGTATACAAACCGCTATGCACCGCAAACTGTGCAAGTGACATTTCGCGCGCCTGGCCAGCCATGCGAAAAGAAACCTCGGGCGGGGGAGGGGGCTGCGCGGGGTCCACAACCTCATTTGGCCGACGAGGATGAAACGCGAACGACGATAGAAACTCGACTAGTATCTCCCTGTAGGTCGGCGTAAACGATAGCTCAAACAGACGATCCCACGGTGAATCAACGGGAACAAACCCCCGCACCCAATCTTCAACCTCAAGCTTCCGGAGGGTTTTCCACGAAACCGCAAAATGTTCACCAATATGCATCTTCCGAAGCTTCTCGCAACGGAGAGCAGCCTCGGACTCGTCCGGAAACTCCAAATACGGGTGATTCTCTAGAGGATCCGGCGGTGGACGCGCCCGCCGTTTCCGCTGCGGCTGCTCCGGAATATCTCCTTCGAAATCCATTTCCtccatttttctgtttttaaaaaaaaaaaaaaaacaatttaagtttaagtttaaaaaaatatatattttctgtttaaaaatatatattttctgtttaCACAGCAAAACCATGGCACAAGTGAAAGCATAAAGACATTTTAAATGTTATTAGACTAGTTATGTACTTAGTTGTAACTATTATAATCAGAACGGGTCCGGGTCGGATCGGGTCCGGGTCAGAACCTGGAAATATTTTGCTGTGTAaacaaaattggtccctgaggtttgataaatttacaaaaatggtccctggtgtttccaggatttaataaAATGGTCCCTTATGTTTCAGAAATTGACACAAATGTTTCCAGGTTTGAAGtgtcaattattttttttattatttagtcgacgtcatccgtaaggcgcgtacgggcctaacgggcaacgacggacttagtttcgacgctcgttaggcccgtacgcgccttacggacgacgtcgactaaataataataagtccgtcgttgcccgttaggcccgtacgcgccttacggatgacgtcgactaaataatatttttttattatttagtcgacgtcgtccgtaaggcgcgtacgggcttAACGAGCgccgaaactaagcccgtcgttaaatttaacgacgggcttagtttcggcgctcgttaggcccgtacgcgccttacggacgacgtcgactaaataataaaaaaaatattatttagtcgacgtcatccgtaaggcgcgtacgggcctaacgggcaacgacggacttagtttcgacgctcgttaggcccttcgcgccttacggacgacgtcgactaaataatattttttttattatttagtcgacgtcgtccgtaaggcgcgtacgggcctaacgagcgtcgaaactaagtccgtcgttgcccgttaggcccgtacgcgccttacggatgacgtcgactaaataataaaaaaaatatttgacaCTTCAAACCTGGAAACATTTGtgtcaatttctgaaacacaagggaccattttattaaatcatggaaacaccagggaccatttttgtaaatttatcaaacctcagggaccaattttgtaaacacatcaaacctcagggaccatttttgtaaatttatcatccgtaaggcgcgtacgggcctaacgggcaacgacggacttagtttcgacgctccttaggcccgtacgcgccttacggacgacgtcgactaaataataaaaaaatattatttagtcgacgtcgtccgtaaggcgcgtacgggcctaacgagcgtcgaaactaagtccgtcgttgcccgttaggcccgtacgcgccttacggatgacgttcgtaaggcgcgtacgggcctaacgggcaacgacggacttagtttcgacgctcgttaggcccgtacgcgccttacggacgacgtcgactaaataatatttttttattatttagtcgacgtcgtccgtaaggcgcgtacgggcctaaggagcgtcgaaactaagtccctcgttgcccgttaggcccgtacgcgccttacggatgataaatttacaaaaatggtccctgaggtttgatgtgtttacaaaattggtccctgaggtttgataaatttaaaaaaaaatggtccctgaggtttgataaatttacaaaaatggtcactgtaaaccctaatcaaacaaatcaaacaaataCCCCTAATTCACTGTAAACCCTTatcaaaaaaatcaaacaaacacccctaattcactgtaaaccctaatcaaacaaatcaaacaaacacccctaattcactgtaaaccctaatttaccTATGATACAGCCCTAATTTACGgataaaatactaaaaaaatcaaaattacttAAATAGGTTGAGTATATACCTCGTTTATACTTCGAATTCGCGTGTATACGGTCGGAAATACGTAGTCGCCTTCGTAAGGGTTCGAAGAGGTTTTGTGTGTAATTTGGGGAAGAACATACGCTGCGTAGGGGTTTTCCTGATTTATATCAGAACCTATACGCATCGTAGAGATCAATACGAAGCGTATGCAAAAGTCTGAAATTACCATTTCGCCCTTCTATCAGTGCTATACGGGGCTTAATATAAGGGCAAAAAGGTCATTGTCCACTTCTATATACGCTTCGTATTGAGCTCTACGATACGTATATAAGAGGTCATCACAATGACCTTTATACCCTTCTGTTTAGCCTATACGAAGCATGTGTAGAAGGGTATAAAGGTCATTATAATGACAATTATATACGCATCGTAGAGATCCATACGAAGCGTATATAAAGGTCCGAAAATGACCTTTTTGCCCTTATATTTAGCCCCGTATAGCCCTAACagaagggcaaaatcgtaatttaacaTATTTATATTTTCAAACTTCAATTTGGGGGGAAAATTGTCCGCCTTTGACATACgatgcgtattgatcaatacgctgCCTTGTTTTGTCTCATTTTACCTTTTTACCCTTGTTCTGAGGCTAAAGGAAGCCAAAAGAGGGGCTTTATTGTCATTTGGTTAACATACGATGCGTAGGGATCCCTACGCACCTTATaagaccttttttttttttttttcttggttTGTATTTAGAGAAACTAAAAATAATCCAAAAATTAtgtttataaaattataaattataaattataaattataaattataaattataaattataaattataaattataaattataaattataaattataaattataaattataaattataaattataaattataaattataaattataaattataaatgaattaaaaatgatattatttgaattataaaaattaaaaatgataaaaactttataaattaaaaaatttctacaatttacaaaaatacaagtttcCGCTTAATCTTCGATAACATTTAAACTCGGTTCTCTGTCTTTGTCTCGGTCTGATTTAGGATGCATTAACTCGTAGTAGTGCTCTAACCGCGGTGTATACATTTCTTCCCACCGTTTCGCAGCTATTGATCGATGTGCCGACCACAGCGGGTTCACTAAAGGCATGGGGTAGTCTCCTTCCAACTTAGCATGTATGAAGTGTCCCCCGTGAACATGTATAAGCGGTATCGCTTGAGGTCGTGGATCTAGTGGGGCATCCGTTAATGGGAAGATGGTAGAGCTCCATTCAATGCTTAGCACGTGGAGGACAATATTATACCTTTGCGCTATGAGAAGCCCTACCTGGGGCATTTCCATCCAGTGACTTTCATCGCACCCTTTCACTGAATGCCATTCGATGCTCTTACGTATTCGTTTAAAGTCTCCTTCGTTATATGTTTCGAATACATGCTTCCAACGCGGTTTGTTATGGTCAATCTCCAGTAGTAAATCTCTTCGAATATTGGGCCATGCGTGTTCCGTAAAACCTAACCCGACAGCCACAGACCTGTACCCACAATGACCGTCTGGGGTCACATCTTGTATACGCGATATGTAAGAGCGAAACTCTGATGGAATTTGATTCTTAAACCTCTTAATGCACAACAAGTGCTCGTCCCCCTTTATTAATGGAAAAACCTTATCATCCCTCGTCTCcttctttttagaacttgttgaACTGTTTGGTTgcattttaggtttttcagacttCATAAACGAACCAGTTCCACGAGAGCCCTCTGACGGTACGTATGAGCTGTGTCGGGGTAAATCGTACCTATGCTTGGGGGAAGCGGTAATTACGTTGCTGTCCTCGCCATAGGAGCTGTATCTCGCAGCTTGGTCTAACCTCGCAGCTTCATCTAGCCTTTCTTGTACTTTCTTTGATGTAGGCCGACCGCGAGTGTTTTGCTGGACGATCGGTGGTTTCTTGGTTGACGATTTCGGGGTGAAAACCGCTTTTATCTTTGAAAGCATACTCTTTTGCTGAACGGGGGACTGCGCCTCTAAATGTTGCCGCACATTATTGAGCTCTGCTACAATATCGACCTCCTCGTCTACCAGTTTACAAGGGAGCAAGTCAAGCTTACGCCAGAATACATCTATCTCGTCGAGTTGTATTATATGCCCTGCACAGTTAAGTTAATACGGTGTGAGAAACAGCTAAATCGTACAAAATAACAAAAGGTTTgtggttttaatattttttacctgTACGTGTGTAGTTTTCCAGCCTACAAGCACACGGCAATCCTTTGCTAAGCCACATATGGCAACCACATGATGCGTTAAGTTTCCACAAcacatccatcttcctcagtagctCTTTTTCCAGCAAATCAAGTGCTTCATGGGAAACCTTTCCACGTAGGTTGTCCAACATTCGGTGTCTGTGGTGGTTCATCGTTTTTTCGATGCTCTCAGTGAAATTTTTTTGTATTTCATCGTACTGAGTTTCAACTATATCAATGATGCATCTTGCTATTCGCTCCAATGAACTCCCGCGCGTAATGTATCTTTTTAAATTTGCGTgctggctctcaactctgttggTGGTGCGCTGACCAAAGTTGCGACACTTATCGGTCCACGCTTAAACGAACATTTCTTTATAGTCTTTGAGCCAGTTTTCGTAGACGTAATCATAGACAcctgtaaaaataaaataatgaaatgtaAAAGCGTGTGTGAAATATAATAGATTGGGTGAGTCGTTTGTTGAAGGAACACTTACTTTCTCGGTTGGCAACCACGAGTCGGTTATACATTTTCTCCAAGTTGTACTTGTACATGGGCTCTGATGAAGATTCGCACAATGTCCGTCAGTACGACATAAATTTCCCTCAATCTTCTTTATCGAACCCTGACTTGCACTTTCTAGCTATATTTTGTTGGATGTGAAAGTGGCATAGAAGCCTTTTTGCGTTCGGGAATACTTTAGAACACGCGTTTATTAGGGCAAGCTCCCTATCCGTGACTATCACACGCGGCATCATACATTCATGCAATATTGACTTGATCCGCTCAAGCACCCACACGTAGTTACCCCTTCGTTCTTTACAAATAACGGCATGTGCGATACAAAAAGACTTCCCAGTCGACGTCATACCCACAACCTTGACAAATGGCATGTTGTAGAGGTTTGTTTTGTAGGTCGCGTCGATCAACATCACGtgcgggaatgcacgccacatagTGATTGAATAAGGATGAACAAAGAAAATCTCTGTTACGACATCTGTTTTGGGATCTTGTCGGGTGTCGTAAATGAATCGGCGGTCATGCAGCAGGCTTTCCAGTGCCTGAATAGGATTCTTTCCGTCCATATTGTCGCTCTAATTTTTTGTACCGCATTTTGCACGTCTTTCTGAACGTGCAGGCTGTCGGGGAACTGCTTTCTTAGGGTTTGAAATATGATAcgtggctccatgttttgagtAGTTAGCTGCTCCACTAGCTTGTATTCGGCTTTAGTAAATCTTCGCACAAAAGCGTGGCCCAACAGACTCGTCGTAGGTTCGTGGTTATGGTTCGCACAGTCCACTTTTAACTCCCACGTGTCGTTCGTCACGTCCCGGATGGCGAGTAATGAAAATGGGCAGCCGATTTTTTTGCTACCAGCTTTCCTAACTGTTGCTTTACTACGGTGTTCACCACTACGGTCGCACACAAGCCATACCATCCCAGTAGTACCGCCAATATTTTTTGATCGGCGGGTAACAATTACGTAACCATTATCCTTTCCCAtttcttgtacccaattcttcaaatcagttagagacatgaaacgctaaaaaaagttacgttaataataatataatcgaaacttcagggaccatttgtgtcaaaaagacattaataataataataacaataataataataataataataataataataataataataataataataatataatcgaAACTCATACTTCAGGTACTAATATGGTTATTATTGAAACTATTTTAACAGAATGATTTAACAAGGTTAACTTTCATATAAAGATTTCATCTTTAAACACTAACTCAGTTAGCATACTTAACTGAACAGTatagggaccatttgtgtcaatttttgaaacttcagggactatttttgtcaattttcgaaacttcagggaccatttttgtcaattttcgaaagttcagggaccatttttgtcaattttcaaaagttcagggaccatttttgcaattttcgaaagttcagggaccatttttatCAATTTTCAaaagttcagggaccatttttgtcaattttcgaaacttcagggaccatttttgtcaattttcaaaactttagggactgttttgtcaattttttgaaacttcagggactattttcgtaaaatttgaaacttcagggactttttattgtttttggcacttaactggactaactgagttctctaactcagttagtggtccCTTGTATTAAATGCTAACCTAGTTAGGATATAACTATGatttaactaactaagttaggtttAAACTAACCATTTTGTTAATtagactaactagattattattataaaaagaatacaatttttaataataataataataattataattataatatttttaacaacaacaataataataataataataataataataataataataataataataataataataataataataataattacaattataattataattaaagtattttaacaataataacaataataataattattataattatattatttttaacaataataataataataataataacaattataattataataataataacaataattattTTAATGTGATACCTCATTTACTTGAAATGGATTGCCCGGGGTAGATGGTTCATAAAGTGATGTGTTACGGGACTCATAaccatatccaccatgttcttcgtatccaccgtatccaacTTCATCCCTAGATCTATCGTATACACTGtaaccaccttcacccccgtatccactgTAACCACCGTCACCCCCATATCTATCGTATCCACCGTAGCCCCCATATCCACTGTAAcaccaccttcacccccgtatccaccatcaccaccgtaTCCACTGTAACTTCCGTATCCACCTTCATCCCCGTAGACCCCATAACCCGGATACGATTGCTGCGAcgggtaatatggttcatcaacaggtgcattCTCAACACcgtatgtgacaactcgtacttttcCGTCTCGTACATTGCGTGTAACCATCGAACTAGTGTGATTACGTGATCATATTAATTGAACAAATGTTGTGTTATGTGCTTGATGTTTACTATTTGTACATGTATGAATCGGACCGCACAACACAcccacactcgcacaagcccattcgggccttatACTTTGCACACGGGTTATTAGGGCAGCCcatgtgggttcggcccactcccctttaaCCGTGTAAATCCCATAGTTGGGGATAGGTTTTGGTTAGTTgtcacaaacacaaaaacacacacaaaccctagaagttttcctctctctctcggcttgcttggaacccgacggcacacacacacactttgaagcttgtgaaacgaatcgatcctctaccttcatccggttagtgatgatgttatgtttttggattatttGTGATATCATGTGATTGCTATCATTCGTTAGgcgatgtaactagggtgtatgcTAGTAATATTGGTTGAATGTTGATGATAATTGGATTGTTAATCGGTTCTCATGAATGATTAAGATATACGGTTACTTGACATGAAATCGGTTATATGTATGTTTGTGTTATGAGGAATAATTCGGATGGGTTAATAGTCTGAATGTATGCAAACCGGGTAGGA contains the following coding sequences:
- the LOC110887993 gene encoding uncharacterized protein LOC110887993, coding for MLSKIKAVFTPKSSTKKPPIVQQNTRGRPTSKKVQERLDEAARLDQAARYSSYGEDSNVITASPKHRYDLPRHSSYVPSEGSRGTGSFMKSEKPKMQPNSSTSSKKKETRDDKVFPLIKGDEHLLCIKRFKNQIPSEFRSYISRIQDVTPDGHCGYRSVAVGLGFTEHAWPNIRRDLLLEIDHNKPRWKHVFETYNEGDFKRIRKSIEWHSVKGCDESHWMEMPQVGLLIAQRYNIVLHVLSIEWSSTIFPLTDAPLDPRPQAIPLIHVHGGHFIHAKLEGDYPMPLVNPLWSAHRSIAAKRWEEMYTPRLEHYYELMHPKSDRDKDREPSLNVIED